In Sphingobacterium sp. PCS056, the following proteins share a genomic window:
- a CDS encoding DUF4844 domain-containing protein: MPNRIVKERLMTLHNEVKFQQPLELYYPGLDNFDLQAALTSIVNKTIFEVYSKVDLGLVRWELIEILNQGLRSFDSFNLSSGDLFVVRSYYIRILIIVEWDCDSDELESLI; the protein is encoded by the coding sequence ATGCCGAACCGTATCGTTAAAGAAAGATTGATGACCTTACATAATGAAGTAAAGTTCCAGCAGCCTTTAGAGTTATATTATCCGGGATTGGATAATTTCGATCTCCAAGCGGCTCTGACGTCAATCGTAAACAAAACAATTTTTGAAGTGTACTCCAAGGTAGATCTTGGTCTCGTTAGATGGGAACTCATCGAAATTCTAAATCAAGGCTTACGTAGTTTTGATAGCTTTAATTTGAGTTCAGGTGATTTATTTGTTGTCAGAAGTTACTATATACGCATCCTTATTATTGTAGAATGGGACTGTGATTCTGATGAATTAGAAAGCCTTATTTAG
- a CDS encoding SMI1/KNR4 family protein gives MEESVIKECERAVNELSKFDKSMVYLGPHILDDRLKVFEEKNGFSLPEDFKYLMTIHNGFSLEGTEVLGLDNELRGSSLDNVYDFEISSSRNGMPKYFVPFSPDGRGNHYCLNLDKLEDGICPVVFWQSDCDYQDISDVEECNDNFVSWVHEVMIGWTLEDYNYDGTEKS, from the coding sequence ATGGAAGAAAGTGTAATAAAAGAATGTGAAAGGGCGGTGAATGAGTTGTCTAAATTTGATAAATCAATGGTTTATCTAGGCCCCCATATTTTAGATGATAGATTGAAGGTATTTGAGGAAAAAAATGGGTTTTCCTTACCAGAAGACTTTAAGTATTTAATGACGATCCATAATGGGTTTTCTTTAGAAGGAACTGAGGTTCTTGGACTTGATAATGAATTAAGAGGTAGTTCTTTGGATAATGTTTACGATTTTGAGATCAGTTCATCAAGAAATGGTATGCCAAAATATTTTGTGCCGTTTTCACCTGATGGAAGAGGAAATCATTATTGCTTAAATTTAGATAAATTAGAAGATGGTATTTGTCCAGTTGTATTTTGGCAATCTGATTGCGATTATCAGGACATTTCAGATGTTGAGGAATGTAATGACAATTTTGTTTCATGGGTTCATGAAGTAATGATTGGATGGACTTTGGAAGACTACAACTATGATGGAACTGAAAAGAGTTAA